The Plantactinospora sp. KBS50 sequence TGCGGGGTGAGCAAGGGCACGGGCCCCGGGGCCGCCGGGTCGGGGCTCACCGTGGCTTCCGGCTCGGGCGCCGGCGTGGGGTACGGCTCGTCCCCTGCTCGGCGGTGCGCGGCCCGACGGCGCAGGGGTGGTTCGTCGGTCACCTGACAACTCTAGTCGTCCCGGCGCCGGGAGCCCACGCAGGTCCGCCCCGGCGCGTCGCCGAAGGTCCCTCGGCGGTGGTATTGCCCCGCTTTGTCCCTATCGCGAGCGGACCGGGACGGCCCGGCGGGGACGTACCGGGTCTCAGACGCCCGCCCTCTCAGGCCGCGCCCGCCGGCCGCCGCTCCGGCAGGGCGCTGACCCCCGGCGGCGGCAGCCCGGCCGTGGAGGCCAGCAGCGTGCACCAGGCCAGCAGGTGCGCGGCGAAGTCCTGGCTCACCGGGGTCCACGAGGCACGCAGTTCCACGTCGCCCGCGGCCGGCGGCCCGGCGAGGTCACCGAAGCGGGTGGACACCGTCTGCGTCACCGTCCCACCCAGCGCGCGGTGCGTGGCGCCGTGCGCCTCCAGCGCGTCGGTGAGCCAGGTCCAGCCCACGCCGGGCAGCAGGGGGTCGGCCGCGAGATCCACCTCAAGCTCGGCCGTCACGTACGTGACCAGCCGCAGGGTGCCCTGCCAGGCCTCGTGCCCGGCCGGGTCGTGCAGCAGGATCAGCCGGCCGGTGGCCACCTCGTCGCCGTCGCGCAGCACGGTGGCGCTGAGGGCGAACGCGTACGGTGCCAGCCGTTGCGGCGCCCCGACCTCCTCGATCTGGATCTCCGGACGGGGGGTCACCGAGCGGAGCCCCGACACCGCGCGGCTGAACAGCTCCGGGAGCGCGCTCGGGGGTGCCATGCCCGCAGCCTATGCCGATCCCGTCCGCCCGGGTCTCCCGGCACGCCGGGGCCGCCGGACAAGCCGGCGTCACAAATCCGGGCGGCCGTCGGCGCCCGGTGCGGGCCGCGTGGCACCATGGGCGCCGATGAGCACGACGAGCACGGGCGGCGCCGCCCACAACGGCACGGTGACCTCCCGCGCGGCGCTGGTCCGCGCCGCCCGCGGCGAGCCGGTGCCGCACACACCGGTCTGGTTCATGCGCCAGGCGGGCCGGTCACTGCCCGAATACCGGGAGATCCGCGCGGGTGTTCCCATGCTGGAATCCTGCCGCCGCCCCGAACTGGTAACCGAGATCACCCTCCAACCGGTCCGCCGGCACGGTGTCGACGCGGCCATCCTGTTCAGCGACATCGTCGTGCCGGTCGCCGCGGCCGGTGTCGACCTGGACATCGTGCCGGGCACCGGACCGGTGGTGGCCCAGCCGATCCGTACCGCGGCCGACGTGCGGCGACTGCGCCCGATCGGGCTCGACGACGTGGCGTACGTCGACGAGGCCGTCCGGCTGCTGGTCGCCGAGCTGGGCGAGACGCCGCTGATCGGCTTCGCCGGCGCGCCGTTCACGCTCGCCAGCTACCTGGTCGAGGGCGGGCCGTCGCGCACCCACGCCCGGACCAAGGCCCTGATGTACGGCGATCCGGAGACCTGGCACGCGCTCTGCGCCCGGTTGGCCGAGATCACCGGCGAGTTTCTGCGCATCCAGGCCCGGGCCGGCGTTTCGGCGGTGCAGCTCTTCGACTCCTGGGCCGGCGCGCTCTGCGCCGCCGACTACCGGCGGTTCGTGCTGCCGCACTCCCGGGCCGTGCTGGACGGGCTGGCCGATGCCGGCATCCCGCGGATCCACTTCGGGGTGGGCACCGCCGAACTGCTGGGCGCGATGGGGGAGGCCGGCGCCGACGTGGTCGGCGTCGACTGGCGGACGCCCCTGGACACGGCCACCGCGCGGATCGGCCCCGGCCGGTCCGTGCAGGGCAACCTGGACCCGTGCCTGCTGTTCGCGCCCTGGCCGGTGCTCGAAACCGAGGTACGGCGGATCCTCGCCGAGGGGCGGGCCGCGCCCGGACACATCTTCAACCTGGGACACGGCGTGCTGCCGGAGACCGACCCCGGCGTGCTGACCCGGGTGGTCGAACTGGTGCACGCCGCGTCGGCGCGCTGACATGCGGGCCGGGGCGCGGATCGCCGTCATCGGCGGCGGGATCACCGGGCTGGCCGCCGCGGTGCGGCTGCGCGACCGCGCCCCGGCCGGCACCGAGATCACCGTGTACGAGCGGTCCGGCGCGCTCGGCGGCAAGCTGAGCACCGGCACCCTGGCCGGGTCCATGGTGGAACTGGGCGCCGAGTCGTTCCTGCTGCGCGACCCGAGCGGCGCCGACTCGGCCGCGGTGGAACTGGCCCGGCGGGCCGGCCTGGGCGACGAACTGGTGCACCCGACGGTCGGCCGGGCGGCCCTGGCCATCGGCGGCGACCTGCGGCCGATACCGCCCGGCACGCTGGTCGGCGTACCCGGGGATCTTGCCGCGGTGTCCGCGGTCGCGCGGCCGGACGCGGCGGCCGACCGGGACAGCGGCGGCCCGCTGCTGGCCCCGGACGCCGACGTCGCGGTCGGCGCACTGGTCCGGCGGCGGCTGGGCGACGAGGTGGCCGACCGGCTGGTCGACCCGATGCTCGGCGGGGTGTACGCCGGCCGCGCCGACGAACTGTCGCTGGCCGCCACCATGCCGGCGCTGGCCCGCACCGCCCGCACCGAGCACACCCTGGTGGCGGCGGTTCGCGCCGCCCAGGCCGCGGCGCCGCGCCGCCCCGGTGCGCCGGTCTTCGCCACCGTGGCCGGCGGGCTCGGCCGGCTGGTCGCCGCGGCGGCCACCGCCAGCGGCGCGACCGTACGGCTCGGCAGCACGGTCCGGGAACTGCACCGCACCGCGGCCGGCTGGCGGCTGGTGCTCGGACCGGTTCCGGAACCCGAACTGGCGCAGGCCGACGCCGTCGTGCTGGCCCTGCCGGCCCGCCCGGCCGCCCGGCTGCTGACCGGGATCGACCGCTCGGTGGCCGAGCGGGTGGGCCGGCTGGACTACGCGAGCGTCGCGCTGGTCACCCTGGCCCTGCCCGCACCGGCGCTGCCGGCGCTGTCCGGCTTCCTGGTCCCCGCGGAGGCCGGCAGCCTGGTCAAGGCCGCCACCTTCGTGACCACCAAGTGGGGCCACCTGGCCCGACCCGACGGCGTCGCGCTGGTCCGCGCGTCGCTGGGCCGGCACGGCGAGCAGGAGCGGCTGCACCGGTCCGACGCCGAACTGGCCGCGCTCGCGCACCGGGAACTGGGCGAACTGACCGGGGCGCCGCTGCCGGCACCCATCGACCGTCACGTGCAGCGCTGGGGCGGCGCGCTGCCGCAGTATCCGCCCGGCCACCTCGCCGAGGTGTCGGCCGTCCGGGCGGCACTGCGCGCGGCGCACCCCACCCTCGTCGTGGCCGGCGCCGGCTACGACGGCGTGGGCATCCCGGCGTGCGTCCGCTCCGGCGAGACGGGCGCGGAAGAGGTTCTCAAGGCCCTGGAGGCATCGGCATGACAGCGGAATTCGGAGACAGCGCCGGCCAGACCAACGCCGCGCGGCTGCGCGAGCTGAACGAGACCATCCGGTACACGATGTGGTCGGTGTTCCGGGCCGACAGCGCGCTGCCCGCGCTGCGTGACGGGATGACCGGCGAGGTCGAGTCGCTCATCGAGGAACTGGCCGGCAAGGACGTGACCGTGCGGGGCACGTACGACGTCTCGGGCCTGCGCGCCGACGCGGACATCATGGTCTGGTGGCACGCCGGAAACAGCGACGCCCTCCAGGAGGCGTACGGGCGGCTGCGGCGTACCCAGTTCGGCCGGACCCTGGCACCGGTGTGGTCCCAACTGGCGCTGCACCGCCCGGCCGAGTTCAACAAGAGCCACATCCCGGCCTTCCTGGCCGGCGAGCCGGCCCGCGCCTACCTGTGCGTCTACCCGTTCGTCCGGTCCTACGAGTGGTACCTGCTGCCCGACGCCGAGCGCCGGGAGATGCTGGCCGAGCACGGCCGGCTGGCGCGGGGCTACCCCGACGTCCGGGCCAACACGGTGGCGTCGTTCGCGCTCGGCGACTACGAGTGGATGCTGGCGTTCGAGGCCGACGAGCTGCACCGGATCGTCGACCTGATGCGCGACCTGCGGGCATCGAGTGCCCGGCGGCACGTCCGCGAGGAGGTCCCGTTCTACACCGGTCGCCGCCGGTCGGTCGCCGAGCTGATCGCCGCGCTGCCCTGACCGCGCTGCCCTGACCGCCGCTTCGCCGCGCTTTCCCTGCTGCCCTGACCGCCGTGATCAACTCGTCTTCGGTGAAGTCGGGGTGTCCGGGGCGGCACTATGCCCCGACTTCGCGGAAGACGAGTTGATCTTGACGTCTCCGGCGTGCGCGAGTCGATCCTGACGCCTCCGGCGCGGGTGCCGGCCCAGTGCGCTGGCCCCTCTGCGGCTGGCCCTCCCTGCTTCGAACTGGTGTCCATAGCGTCGATCCCGAGTCGACCCGGCCGCCGCGGCCCGTCCGCTCCCCGCCGGCGCCGGCCGGCGGCCGGACGCCTGCGGCGGGTCCGGGCAGCCCGGCGCGAGAGGGAGGGATCGCCCGATGGACCAGCCCGATTCGACCGTGCCCCGGCGCCAGGTGGGCCGCTGCCTCCAGCAGCTTCGCGACCGGGGCAACCTGTCGATGCGTACCGTGAGCGAGGCCGTGGGATGGTCCCGGCAGAAGCTGTGGCGGATCGAGCGCGGCCTCGGCCCGGTCCGGCCCGCGGACGTCCGGCTGCTCTGCGCGTTCTACCAGGCGCCGGCCGACCTGGTCGGAGCGCTGCTGGTGCTGGCCCGACAGGCGCCGGCGGCCGGCTGGTGGCGCGCCGACGAGGAGATCCCGCCGGACCGGCTCGACCCCTACCCGGCGATGGAGGCCGAGGCGGTCCGGCTGCGTTGCTACGCCGGCGAGCTGCTGCCGGCGCTGCTGCGCACGCCGCGGTACGCCGAGGAGGTGGCTCGGATCGAGCATCCGGACTGGTCGGTCGAACAGCGCGCCCGGTACGTCCAACGGCAGGCCGCCCGGCGGCAGCGGATCCTGGACCGCCGCACCGGCACACCCCGGGCGCCGGAGTTCGTCCTCGGCGAGACGGTGCTGCGGCGGCCGATCGCCGACGCCGCGGCCATGTCCGAACAACTGGCCCGCCTCGCCCGGCTGGCCGACGGCTCGACCGTGCGGGTGCGCGTGCTGCCGCTGGCCGCCGGGCCGCATCCGGCCGCAGCCGGTGCCTTCACGCTGCTCGACTTCGCCGCTCCGGGTGGCCGGGCCGGCGAGCCGAGTGTGGTCCACCGGGCGGGGCCGACCGGTGCGCTGTACCTCGACCGGCCGGGCGACGTGGTCCGGCACGCGGCGATCTGGGCCGACCTGGTCCGGCGCTCGCTCTCGGAACTGGAGTCCGCCGCTCTCATCGCCGCCTTCGCCAACGGCTGACCGCGCCGCTCGGGCACGTCCCGGTCGGGGCCGGGCACGTCGGAGCCGGGCACGTCGGGGCCGGGCACGTCGGGGCCGGGCACGTCGGGGCCGGCGCACGGCGGGATGCCGGGTTGCGGCCGTCGGTACGGTGCGGAAATGAGTCTGGACCGGGATCGCGTGCTGCGGACGTTCCTCACCGACGGCCGGCTGGTGAGCATGCCGGCCCGGGCCGGGAAACGCCGGATCCTGCTCGAACACATCGCGACGAGGTTCGAACCGGGCGTGCGCTATCCCGAGTCCGAGGTGAACATCATGCTTCGGGCGATCTACCCGGCCGACTGGGTGGCGCTGCGGCGGTACCTGGTGGACGAGGGGCTGCTCGACCGCGCCGACGGGTGGTACTGGCGCAGCGGCGGCTACGTGGAGGTGTGAGCGGCGGTGCCGTTCGCGGCGGTGGCCGCTCGGCTCATCGGCACGTGCCGGATGCCGTCCTCAAGGTACTCGGCGCCGGCGACCGTGAAGCCGTGCCGGGCGTAGAGGTCGACCAGGTGGGACTGGGCCGACAGCACGCAGGGCCGGTCTCCGACCAGCGCCAGCGCCTCGGTCAGCAGCCCGCCGGCCAGGCCGGCGCCGCGGGCCGCGCGGGCCACCGCGACCCGGCCGATCCGGCGGCCACCGTCCGGTTCGGCGAGCACCCGCAGGTACGCCACCGGCGCGCCGTCCCGCTCGACCCACAGGTGCCGGGTCTCCGGCTCGACATCCCGGCCGTCGATATCCGGGTAGGCGCACTCCTGCTCCACCACGAAGATGTCCATCCGCAGTCGGAGCAGGTCGTACAGGGTCCGGGCGTCGAGGTCGGCGAACCCGGCGACGTGGCATCCGGAGGGCGGCAGCGGCATCCCGTGATGGTAGGACGCCGCGACGCCGGCGGGTCCGGTCGCCCCGGCAGGCCGCCGCCCCGGAGCCGTTGTGCGCTGCGGCCGGCCTCCGCCGGGGTCGTTGTGCGCTGTGGCGGGCCGCCGTGCCGGGGCGTTGTGCGCCCCGGCCGGCCGTACCCGGGGCGTTGCGCCGCGGCGGGTGGGGCGTACCGGGGTCGCCCGGGGCGCAACCGTCGCGGGGCGCGGCGCGTCCAACCCGGCATGCGGACACCGATCGTCGTCGCCCTGGCCGCGCTCTCGCTCGGCCTGGTGGCCTGCGCGGACGCCCCCTCCGCCCCGGTGGCCGGCGGCCCCGGACGGGCACCGGTCACCGGCACCGCCGGCGCCGCACCCGCCGGTTCCTCGCCCAACGGTCCCGGCGGGCCGTCGGAGGCCGGCGCGCCGTCGCCGGGCGCCGGCTGCGCCCCGGAGCCGACCCTGCCGGAGCCGACCCTGCCGGAGCCGACCCTGCCGGAGGCGACCCTGCCGGGGGCGGCCGGCGTGCCGGGGAGTGCGGTCGGGTCCGGCCCGAGCGCGGGGGCCGGTGCGGAGGCCGTGCTGACCCCGGCGGACGACGGCCGGTCGATCTGCCTGCTGCCGGGACAGCGGCTCGCGGTCCGCCTGCCGGGCACCGCCGCGGCGCCCTGGTCGGCCGTGACGGTACGCGGCGGCGCGCTCGTACCGGTCGGGCCGGCGCCCTCCCCGGTCGGCGGCTCGGTGGACGCGACCTACCTGGCCACCCGGGCGGGCGTCGCGACCGTGAGCGCGAGCCGGCCGGTGTGCCCGTCACCGGCGGCGGACCGGCTCGGCTGCCATGGGCTGCGGGCGCTGACCGTCACCGTCACCGTGGACTGACCCCGCCGGCCCGCCGGCCCGCCGGCCCGCCGGCCCGCCGGCCCGCGGGGCCGCGCGGCCCGCGTCGGCAGCGGCCCGGGGCATCGCGCCGGGGCCGTCGCACCGGGCGATCGTGCCGGGCGATCGTGCCGGGGCATCGTGCCGTGCCGTCGCGCCGGGGCCGGCATGCCGGGGCCGGCGTTGGATCAACCGGAGGCGGGGGTGGCGCCGTCGTACGGCTCGGCGGTGGTCCAGACCGTGTCGAAGGCGTGGGTGAGGAACCGGGCCAGTTCGGTGTGCTCCACGACCAGCGTGGTGACCGATTCGGCCGCCGCCAGCGGGTCGGTCAGCGACATCAGCACCCGGGAGTCGTCGGCGATCGACATCCGCATCGGGACGTCCTGGGCGAGGCGCACCTGCGCACCCTGGGCGGCCAGCAGGGCGATCTCGCCCGCGCCGGCGGCCTCGTCGAGCAGGTCGTACTCGAAGACCGCGCGCAGGTCGCGCAGGGTGGACCGGAGCCGGTAGCCGGGCTTTGCCGCGGTGCCCGCCGGTTCGCCGGCCGGCTCGATGCCGCGCCGGTCGCCGGCCGGTCGCTTCTCCATGATCAGCAGTCGACGCCGGGCGCCGCCGCACATCTCGTCCCGGCTCTGCCGCAGCGGCGCACCGTCGCGCAGCACGGTGACGAAGTCGAGCGGGTCGGCGACGTCCTGACCGCTGGACCAGGACGGTGCCAGGTCCCGGGCCAGGTCCCCGGCGCTGCGTTCGAGCCCGTCGAGCGCCTCCCGCTGCTCGCTGATCAGCCGGTCCACCGCCTCCTTGGGGTCGATCGCCGCGTACTGGGTGGACCGGCCCGGCCGGGTGAGCACCAGCCCACGCTCGAAGAGGCTGGCCAGGACGTCGTAGATGCGCTGCCGGGGCACGGTCGCCGCCCGGGCCGCCTCGGCCGCTGTGGACGATCGCCGCCGGATCAACGCCAGGTAGACCTTCGCCTCGTACTGGGTCAGGCCGAGTGCACAGAGATCCATGAGCCAGCGGGAGGGATCATGCATGGCTGCACGCTAATAGGTCGTGCCGCCGCCCTGCATCCTCCGCCGGTCCGAAGGGGCACGGCCGAGCCGGCCGAAACCGGAGATATACCACAGCCACTGATTGATTTCCATGCATTGCCTCCGTCGTGATGATCGGCCTAGGCTGCCGCACGACACCACTCGCAGTGGTGTCAGAGCGCTCCCGTGGGGGTGCCGACCCGGGCCGGAGCGCCGGACGGGCGGCAGGAGGTTGTCGTCGGTCGGAGAGGACCCAGATGATCCATCAGCACCAGCCAGCCACCCGCTGGACATCCCGACTAGGACTCGCCCTACTGTCGGCCGCCACCCTCGCGGTCGCGGTGGGGGCGGCGGCACCGGCCGCGTCGGCGCAGCCCGCCGCGGCGACCGGCACCGCACACGTGGTCCGGTCCTGCGCCCGGGCCACCAAGCCCGGCACGATGGCCTGCATGGCGCTGCGCCGTACCGATGTCGGAGCCGGCGCGCAGGCCACGGCCTCGATCGCGCCCGACATCAACCCGTCGGGACTCAGCCCGGCCAACCTGCAGAGCGCGTACAAGCTGTCCACCAGTGCCGGCAGCGGGCAGACGGTGGCCATCGTGGACGCGTACGACGATCCGAACGCCGAGTCGGACCTGGCCGTCTACCGGTCCCAGTACGGCCTGCCGGCCTGCACCACGGCCAACGGCTGCTTCAAGAAGGTGGGCCAGACCGGCTCCACCACGTCGCTGCCGAGCGCCAACTCGGGCTGGGCGGGTGAGATCTCGCTCGACGTCGACATGGTCTCCGCGGCCTGTCCGGCCTGCAAGATCCTGCTGGTCGAGGCGAACTCCGCGAGCGACACCAACCTCTACACGGCGGTGGACTACGCGGCCGCGCACGCCAGGTTCGTCTCGAACAGCTGGGG is a genomic window containing:
- a CDS encoding helix-turn-helix transcriptional regulator, translating into MDQPDSTVPRRQVGRCLQQLRDRGNLSMRTVSEAVGWSRQKLWRIERGLGPVRPADVRLLCAFYQAPADLVGALLVLARQAPAAGWWRADEEIPPDRLDPYPAMEAEAVRLRCYAGELLPALLRTPRYAEEVARIEHPDWSVEQRARYVQRQAARRQRILDRRTGTPRAPEFVLGETVLRRPIADAAAMSEQLARLARLADGSTVRVRVLPLAAGPHPAAAGAFTLLDFAAPGGRAGEPSVVHRAGPTGALYLDRPGDVVRHAAIWADLVRRSLSELESAALIAAFANG
- a CDS encoding DUF3000 domain-containing protein, whose translation is MAPPSALPELFSRAVSGLRSVTPRPEIQIEEVGAPQRLAPYAFALSATVLRDGDEVATGRLILLHDPAGHEAWQGTLRLVTYVTAELEVDLAADPLLPGVGWTWLTDALEAHGATHRALGGTVTQTVSTRFGDLAGPPAAGDVELRASWTPVSQDFAAHLLAWCTLLASTAGLPPPGVSALPERRPAGAA
- a CDS encoding TrmB family transcriptional regulator; the protein is MHDPSRWLMDLCALGLTQYEAKVYLALIRRRSSTAAEAARAATVPRQRIYDVLASLFERGLVLTRPGRSTQYAAIDPKEAVDRLISEQREALDGLERSAGDLARDLAPSWSSGQDVADPLDFVTVLRDGAPLRQSRDEMCGGARRRLLIMEKRPAGDRRGIEPAGEPAGTAAKPGYRLRSTLRDLRAVFEYDLLDEAAGAGEIALLAAQGAQVRLAQDVPMRMSIADDSRVLMSLTDPLAAAESVTTLVVEHTELARFLTHAFDTVWTTAEPYDGATPASG
- the hemG gene encoding protoporphyrinogen oxidase, with the translated sequence MRAGARIAVIGGGITGLAAAVRLRDRAPAGTEITVYERSGALGGKLSTGTLAGSMVELGAESFLLRDPSGADSAAVELARRAGLGDELVHPTVGRAALAIGGDLRPIPPGTLVGVPGDLAAVSAVARPDAAADRDSGGPLLAPDADVAVGALVRRRLGDEVADRLVDPMLGGVYAGRADELSLAATMPALARTARTEHTLVAAVRAAQAAAPRRPGAPVFATVAGGLGRLVAAAATASGATVRLGSTVRELHRTAAGWRLVLGPVPEPELAQADAVVLALPARPAARLLTGIDRSVAERVGRLDYASVALVTLALPAPALPALSGFLVPAEAGSLVKAATFVTTKWGHLARPDGVALVRASLGRHGEQERLHRSDAELAALAHRELGELTGAPLPAPIDRHVQRWGGALPQYPPGHLAEVSAVRAALRAAHPTLVVAGAGYDGVGIPACVRSGETGAEEVLKALEASA
- the hemE gene encoding uroporphyrinogen decarboxylase; protein product: MSTTSTGGAAHNGTVTSRAALVRAARGEPVPHTPVWFMRQAGRSLPEYREIRAGVPMLESCRRPELVTEITLQPVRRHGVDAAILFSDIVVPVAAAGVDLDIVPGTGPVVAQPIRTAADVRRLRPIGLDDVAYVDEAVRLLVAELGETPLIGFAGAPFTLASYLVEGGPSRTHARTKALMYGDPETWHALCARLAEITGEFLRIQARAGVSAVQLFDSWAGALCAADYRRFVLPHSRAVLDGLADAGIPRIHFGVGTAELLGAMGEAGADVVGVDWRTPLDTATARIGPGRSVQGNLDPCLLFAPWPVLETEVRRILAEGRAAPGHIFNLGHGVLPETDPGVLTRVVELVHAASAR
- the hemQ gene encoding hydrogen peroxide-dependent heme synthase: MTAEFGDSAGQTNAARLRELNETIRYTMWSVFRADSALPALRDGMTGEVESLIEELAGKDVTVRGTYDVSGLRADADIMVWWHAGNSDALQEAYGRLRRTQFGRTLAPVWSQLALHRPAEFNKSHIPAFLAGEPARAYLCVYPFVRSYEWYLLPDAERREMLAEHGRLARGYPDVRANTVASFALGDYEWMLAFEADELHRIVDLMRDLRASSARRHVREEVPFYTGRRRSVAELIAALP
- a CDS encoding DUF2087 domain-containing protein encodes the protein MSLDRDRVLRTFLTDGRLVSMPARAGKRRILLEHIATRFEPGVRYPESEVNIMLRAIYPADWVALRRYLVDEGLLDRADGWYWRSGGYVEV
- a CDS encoding GNAT family N-acetyltransferase → MPLPPSGCHVAGFADLDARTLYDLLRLRMDIFVVEQECAYPDIDGRDVEPETRHLWVERDGAPVAYLRVLAEPDGGRRIGRVAVARAARGAGLAGGLLTEALALVGDRPCVLSAQSHLVDLYARHGFTVAGAEYLEDGIRHVPMSRAATAANGTAAHTST